The following proteins come from a genomic window of Phnomibacter ginsenosidimutans:
- a CDS encoding lipoprotein signal peptidase, which translates to MKKRHIIALILLVLFLDQWLKFYIKTNYYLGEEHNMIGNWFKLHFVENEGMAWGWKLGSSGSWGKMALTLFRMVAVVFGLYYVGKLIKKKEHPGFIICVGLIIAGAIGNLIDSMFYGMVFEASEYGTGKLAAFMPEGGGYAGFLHGKVVDMLYFPIIKSTFPAWVPVWGGEPFEFFSPVFNIADASISIGLIIILLFQNRFFKKEEKAANNITVETNSATSDEALVS; encoded by the coding sequence GTGAAAAAGCGACACATCATTGCCCTGATACTGCTGGTTTTGTTTTTAGATCAGTGGTTGAAGTTTTACATTAAAACCAATTATTACCTGGGCGAAGAGCACAACATGATTGGCAACTGGTTTAAGCTCCACTTTGTAGAAAACGAAGGCATGGCATGGGGCTGGAAATTGGGCAGTAGCGGCAGCTGGGGCAAAATGGCCCTCACATTGTTTAGAATGGTAGCGGTGGTGTTTGGCTTGTACTATGTGGGCAAGCTCATTAAAAAGAAAGAACATCCCGGCTTTATCATTTGCGTAGGGTTGATTATTGCAGGCGCCATTGGCAACCTGATTGACTCCATGTTTTACGGAATGGTTTTTGAAGCCAGTGAGTACGGCACCGGTAAGCTGGCTGCTTTCATGCCCGAAGGTGGTGGCTATGCCGGCTTTTTGCATGGCAAAGTAGTAGACATGTTGTACTTCCCCATTATCAAGTCTACTTTCCCGGCATGGGTGCCCGTATGGGGTGGCGAACCTTTTGAATTTTTTAGTCCGGTGTTCAATATTGCTGATGCCAGTATTTCCATCGGGCTCATTATAATATTGTTGTTTCAAAATCGTTTTTTCAAAAAAGAAGAAAAAGCCGCAAACAACATCACAGTAGAAACAAACTCTGCAACGTCCGACGAAGCACTGGTGTCGTGA
- a CDS encoding alanine racemase — MQRPSVIATVRIGYADGYPRQLGNGIGHMWLHGQTAPVVGNVCMDMTMLDVTDLPAVQPGDGVEVFGDHISIQQVASWCHTITYEIMTGISQRVKRVYVEAE, encoded by the coding sequence TTGCAGCGGCCTTCTGTAATTGCCACCGTTCGCATTGGCTATGCCGATGGCTACCCGCGGCAGTTGGGTAATGGCATTGGCCACATGTGGTTGCATGGCCAAACCGCACCTGTGGTGGGTAATGTGTGCATGGATATGACCATGCTGGATGTAACCGATTTGCCTGCCGTGCAGCCCGGCGATGGGGTAGAAGTGTTTGGCGACCACATCAGCATACAGCAAGTGGCCAGCTGGTGCCACACCATTACTTACGAGATAATGACCGGTATCAGCCAGCGGGTAAAGCGGGTGTATGTAGAAGCCGAGTAG
- the alr gene encoding alanine racemase — protein MLAALPQLHFEREDILIKGGRQFALEKVAQQLEAQQHQTVLEIHLPAVQHNLQFYKKHVHPGVKMMAMVKASGYGSGDAEIARALQFSGVDYLAVAYPDEGVALRQAGIHLPIMVLNTDQPSFDVMEQYNLEPEVYSFELLQALLEWCKQRGVQSWPIHIKIDTGMHRLGFAVEEVPTLLQQLQQQQVLQVRSVFTHLVASEDAAADAFTQEQIGLFSNACSLLSDGLGYSFLKHCANTAAILRHPSAHFDMVRLGVGLYGGNTGLQPVMKLYTTVAQVKKVASWRNCRLWPQGSVAAAFCNCHRSHWLCRWLPAAVG, from the coding sequence TTGCTGGCAGCATTGCCGCAGTTACATTTTGAAAGAGAAGACATACTCATCAAAGGTGGCCGTCAGTTTGCTCTGGAAAAAGTAGCGCAGCAACTGGAAGCGCAGCAACACCAAACGGTACTGGAAATTCATTTGCCAGCGGTACAGCACAACCTGCAGTTTTATAAAAAGCATGTACACCCCGGCGTAAAAATGATGGCCATGGTCAAGGCTTCGGGCTATGGCAGTGGTGATGCTGAAATAGCGAGGGCCTTACAGTTTAGTGGTGTTGATTATCTGGCTGTGGCCTACCCCGACGAAGGGGTGGCGTTGCGGCAGGCGGGTATTCATTTACCCATCATGGTATTGAATACCGACCAGCCATCTTTCGATGTAATGGAGCAATACAATCTTGAACCCGAAGTGTATTCATTTGAATTGCTACAGGCATTGCTGGAATGGTGCAAACAACGCGGTGTACAGAGCTGGCCCATTCATATTAAAATAGATACAGGCATGCACCGACTGGGCTTTGCTGTTGAAGAAGTACCGACGTTGTTGCAACAGCTGCAGCAACAGCAGGTATTGCAGGTGCGTTCGGTATTTACGCATTTGGTAGCCAGTGAAGATGCGGCTGCCGATGCATTTACACAAGAGCAAATTGGCTTGTTCAGCAATGCATGCTCGTTATTGTCTGATGGTTTGGGTTATTCCTTTTTAAAGCATTGTGCCAATACTGCAGCCATCTTGCGGCATCCATCGGCACATTTTGATATGGTACGGTTGGGTGTAGGGTTGTATGGCGGCAATACTGGACTGCAACCGGTGATGAAACTTTACACCACCGTAGCACAGGTAAAAAAAGTAGCAAGCTGGCGAAACTGTAGGCTATGGCCGCAAGGCAGTGTTGCAGCGGCCTTCTGTAATTGCCACCGTTCGCATTGGCTATGCCGATGGCTACCCGCGGCAGTTGGGTAA
- a CDS encoding Mur ligase family protein produces the protein MHSMYSSLQLANMLHIQQQGSSVMSVQYLSVDSRRMAFPAATLFVAIDTAQRSGHAFMHDAYQQGVRVFLCQHVPENMMEDAVYLQVPDTLKALQQLAAAHRRQFHCSVVGITGSNGKTIVKEWLYEVLHHDVQIARSPKSYNSQIGVPLSVWLMQPDTQLAIIEAGISQRGEMQALQSIIQPTIGIFTMLGDAHAEGFASVEEKLQEKWRLFQSCTAIICNTDDAAVASVAKKFKGQLLNWGYHDGVWLQLLEIKKETSFAMVDFQYEAAYHSLRFPFADDASIMNAMHVVCYMLYAGYGWEIIQQRIEQLRPLDMRMQWKKGIRHCNLLNDSYSNDFTSLVQAIELLFQPSRNEHRSIVLSDLSVGSGNLGNYQQLLQLLQTKAIHRLVTVGPVWQQVLQQTEMLSFPVHTFMQTKRIAGSIAAVTF, from the coding sequence ATGCATTCTATGTACTCATCGCTGCAACTTGCCAATATGCTGCACATTCAGCAGCAGGGTAGCAGTGTTATGTCTGTTCAATACCTGTCAGTCGATTCGAGGCGTATGGCTTTTCCTGCAGCAACGCTTTTCGTTGCTATTGATACTGCACAGCGCAGCGGGCATGCATTTATGCATGATGCCTATCAGCAAGGGGTGCGTGTTTTTCTTTGCCAGCATGTACCAGAAAACATGATGGAGGATGCGGTGTACCTGCAGGTGCCCGATACCTTGAAAGCCTTGCAGCAATTGGCTGCCGCACATCGCAGACAGTTTCATTGTTCTGTAGTGGGCATCACAGGCAGCAATGGCAAAACCATTGTGAAAGAGTGGTTGTACGAAGTGTTGCATCACGATGTACAAATAGCCCGTAGCCCCAAGAGCTACAATTCGCAAATAGGTGTACCGCTGAGTGTATGGTTGATGCAGCCCGATACACAGTTGGCCATTATTGAAGCAGGCATTTCGCAACGGGGCGAGATGCAGGCTTTGCAATCGATCATTCAACCCACTATTGGCATCTTCACCATGCTGGGCGATGCACATGCAGAAGGCTTTGCCAGTGTGGAGGAAAAGTTGCAGGAAAAATGGCGACTCTTTCAAAGTTGCACGGCCATCATTTGTAATACAGATGATGCGGCTGTGGCATCAGTGGCAAAAAAATTCAAAGGGCAATTGCTCAACTGGGGTTATCATGATGGAGTATGGTTGCAGTTATTGGAAATAAAAAAAGAGACATCATTTGCAATGGTGGATTTTCAATACGAGGCAGCCTATCATTCATTGCGTTTTCCATTTGCCGACGATGCCAGCATCATGAATGCGATGCATGTAGTGTGCTATATGCTGTATGCAGGTTATGGTTGGGAAATCATTCAACAACGCATTGAGCAGCTACGACCATTGGATATGCGGATGCAATGGAAGAAAGGCATTCGTCATTGCAACCTGCTCAACGATAGTTATAGCAACGATTTTACGTCGCTGGTACAAGCCATTGAATTACTGTTTCAGCCAAGCAGAAATGAACACCGCAGCATTGTGCTGAGCGACTTATCTGTAGGAAGCGGCAATCTTGGAAATTATCAGCAACTGCTGCAATTGTTGCAAACCAAAGCAATTCATCGCCTCGTTACAGTAGGGCCGGTGTGGCAGCAGGTATTGCAGCAAACGGAAATGTTATCTTTTCCCGTACATACATTTATGCAAACCAAGCGAATTGCTGGCAGCATTGCCGCAGTTACATTTTGA
- a CDS encoding TerC/Alx family metal homeostasis membrane protein: MSAHQIVYLVFGIVLSVALVMDLGLLSKKNKIISIKSALYQTFFWVGLALAFFVFLLFEGPQLATENTTADVAVGKYQLAFEFLSAYLMEWSLSIDNIFVFILIFNSFNVQPKNYSRVLLIGILMAIVFRILFITVGVALVAKFHWVLYIFGVFLVYTGYKMFTSNEDEAFDPHESKIYKLLKKFIPLTATDGDGKFMIRENGKPVYTTLFVVVVLLAAIDLVFALDSIPAVMGISRDPLIIYTSNIFAVLGLRSLFFLLRGAVNKFDYLQQGIAIVLVFIGVKMLGEHWINMWVSKPVQVGISLGVIALCIAGSIFYSLFMKKKNMPLDAVDDSVLP; the protein is encoded by the coding sequence ATGAGTGCACATCAAATTGTTTACCTCGTTTTCGGCATCGTATTGTCCGTTGCATTGGTAATGGATCTGGGTTTGTTGAGTAAGAAAAACAAAATCATCAGCATTAAATCGGCCTTGTACCAAACCTTTTTTTGGGTAGGGCTGGCATTGGCGTTTTTTGTATTTCTGTTGTTTGAAGGCCCACAACTGGCAACAGAAAATACCACTGCCGATGTAGCAGTAGGTAAGTACCAACTGGCTTTCGAATTTTTGAGTGCCTACCTTATGGAATGGAGCCTGAGCATCGATAACATTTTTGTGTTCATTCTCATTTTCAACTCCTTTAATGTGCAGCCCAAAAACTATTCGAGGGTGTTGCTCATTGGTATTTTGATGGCCATTGTATTCCGCATATTGTTCATTACGGTGGGTGTGGCATTGGTGGCTAAGTTTCATTGGGTATTGTACATTTTCGGCGTGTTCCTTGTGTACACCGGCTACAAAATGTTTACCTCCAATGAAGACGAGGCTTTCGATCCGCATGAATCCAAGATCTACAAACTGCTGAAAAAGTTTATACCACTCACGGCTACCGATGGAGATGGCAAATTCATGATTCGGGAAAATGGAAAACCAGTGTATACTACCTTGTTTGTAGTGGTGGTATTGCTGGCGGCTATTGACCTTGTATTTGCGCTGGATTCTATTCCTGCTGTGATGGGCATTTCCCGTGATCCCTTGATTATTTACACCAGCAATATTTTTGCTGTATTGGGTTTGCGTTCATTGTTCTTCTTGCTGCGTGGTGCGGTTAATAAGTTTGATTACCTGCAACAAGGCATTGCCATTGTGCTCGTATTTATTGGTGTAAAAATGCTGGGTGAACACTGGATAAACATGTGGGTGAGCAAGCCGGTACAAGTAGGCATTTCACTTGGTGTAATTGCACTCTGTATTGCGGGTTCTATTTTCTATTCTTTGTTTATGAAGAAGAAAAATATGCCGCTTGATGCCGTAGACGATTCAGTATTGCCATAA
- a CDS encoding Gldg family protein, protein MIVKPTTPFSDEDKLKIDQYLMRGGKLLLLMDALHADMDSLVRSGKDFTAYGRDLRIDDLMFKYGARINQNLVQDKQSDVLPQAVGMVGDQPQIELLPWPYFPLLYSQSNHPIAKNLDAVIMQFPNSIDTVKAEGIEKSILLTSSNTTRTENAPLIVTVEILKRLDNAAAFKQSNVPLAVLLQGKFNSLFANRLPRTVADSLAAMGTPFLANASKPGQVLITGDGDWVLNGFSREGPLAMGTNPYTQYQFANKNFLLNAIDYMTDETGIMATRSKDFTLRLLDPKKLEASGNQWRMLNIGLPLLLLLMAAGIMQWLRRKRYTR, encoded by the coding sequence ATGATTGTAAAACCGACTACGCCATTTAGCGATGAAGACAAATTAAAAATTGACCAGTACCTGATGCGGGGTGGCAAACTGTTGTTGCTGATGGATGCCCTGCATGCTGACATGGACAGCCTGGTGCGCAGCGGTAAAGATTTTACAGCCTATGGCCGTGATTTGCGCATTGATGATTTGATGTTCAAATACGGAGCCCGCATCAATCAAAATCTGGTGCAGGATAAGCAGAGCGATGTGTTGCCACAAGCCGTGGGTATGGTGGGTGATCAACCGCAGATTGAATTATTGCCATGGCCGTATTTTCCATTGCTCTACAGCCAGAGCAATCACCCCATTGCTAAAAATCTGGATGCAGTGATCATGCAGTTTCCCAACAGCATTGATACGGTAAAAGCGGAAGGCATTGAGAAAAGTATTTTGCTCACCAGTAGCAACACTACCCGTACCGAAAATGCACCGCTGATTGTAACAGTAGAGATACTAAAGAGGCTGGATAACGCAGCTGCATTTAAGCAAAGCAATGTGCCGCTGGCGGTTTTGTTGCAAGGCAAATTCAATAGTTTGTTTGCGAACCGCTTGCCGAGAACTGTGGCAGATTCTTTGGCTGCAATGGGTACGCCATTTTTGGCCAATGCCAGCAAGCCCGGTCAGGTGTTGATAACCGGCGATGGCGACTGGGTGCTTAATGGTTTCAGCCGTGAAGGCCCGCTGGCCATGGGTACCAACCCCTACACACAATACCAGTTTGCCAATAAAAACTTTTTGCTCAATGCCATTGATTACATGACGGACGAGACTGGCATCATGGCCACCCGCAGCAAAGACTTTACGCTCCGCCTGCTCGATCCTAAAAAGCTGGAAGCCTCTGGCAACCAATGGCGGATGCTGAACATTGGCTTGCCATTGCTGTTGCTGTTGATGGCCGCCGGCATTATGCAATGGCTGCGCCGCAAACGATACACCCGCTAA